CGGGAGGCCGATGGCAACGTAATCTTTTAACCAGTTGATGGAAACTTTCATATGGCACGTCCCATGTCACACGACACACGTCACACGCTTAACCATGTGACCTGTGTCCTTGTGACGTGTGTCCTTCTTGTCAAAACTGCTTTAAAAACCTCACGTCGTTCTCAAAAAACAAACGGATGTCTGTGATGCCGTGTTTCAGCATGGCGATGCGTTCGACCCCCATCCCGAACGCAAGCCCGGAGTATTTGCCTTTGGGGTACCCTGCGTGCTCGAAGACGCGCGGATGCACCATGCCGCAGCCCATGATCTCGAGCCATTTCTTGCTCGTCGAAGCTCCCTTGCCGAGCCCAAAATCGCAGGAGATGTCCACTTCGGCGGACGGCTCGGTGAAAGGGAAAAAATGAGGCCGAAACCGCATCTTGATATTTTCTCCAAAAAAGCGGTGGCAAAAAACCGTCAAGAGGCCCTTGAGGTCAGAAAATTTGACATCCTTGTCCACCAGAAGCCCCTCGATCTGGTGGAACATGAAGGAATGTGTGGCGTCAACGGCGTCGGGACGGTACACCTTGCCCGGAATCACCACGGCCAGCGGCGGCTTGTGGGCCTGCATGGCGCGGATCTGGCCCGGCGAGGTCTGGCTGCGCAGAAGAAGGCTCCGGCCTTTGCTGGACGGGTCTTCCTTCTGTAAATAGAACGTGTCGAACGCGTCCCGAGACGGATGGTCAACGGGAATATTGAGGGCCGTGAAATTGTTAAACTCGGTCTCGATCTCCGGGCCTTCCTGGACGGCAAACCCCATACCCTCGAAGATCCGGCAGATCTCTTCGATGGTCTGCGTCAAGACATGCTTGTGCCCCAGAGGAGCCGCGACCCCGGGCAGGGTCACATCGCGGCCGCCCGCGGCAGCCCCCTGCACCGGCGCGGATTCCAGTTCTTTTTTCTTTTCATCCAAAAGGCGCGTCAGGGAGGCGCGGAATTCATTGGCCTTTTTCCCGGCCAGGGGACGGTCCTGTTCGGGGATCTCGGCCAGGGCGGCATAGATCTGCGGAAGCAGGCCTTTGCGCCCAAGGTATTTCACCCGGACCGCTTCCAGGCCTTTGGGATCCGCGGCGCTTTGGACATCGTTTTCCGCTTCCAGCGTGATTTGTTCAAAATTCCAACTCATGAGGCGTCGCCCTTAGATAAAGATGGAAAACTTTATTATACGTAACGTTTCTTGGTTATCAAATGAAAAATCCCCAAGACCGCGATTCCCAATAACAATGCGGCCGCCGCCTGGATCTTGGTTGCATTGAGGGAGCGAGGGATCGCGAAGCCCGGGGCCAGCACGGTCAGCGTATCGGCGCGGATGCAAAGCTCCCCGCCCAGCCTTTCATCCGCCCGAAAAAAGCGCCCGGTGACTTCCACCGTATCTCCGGCATGAAAATAGTCCCCCGGCAAAGCCACCTTGTCCGCCAGTTCCAGCGGCATCCAAACACCGATAAAACCGGCATCATCTCTCAGGTTGACCCAGGCGTGATCGTCTCTGCGCAACACATCACCCACAACCTCGCCGGAAAATACAACAGAAAAGCCGTCAACGGCCTTGGCGTTTTTGATCAACTGCGCGCTGGAAAAACGTTGCGGCGGGACCGCGGCGTCCTGTTGCGACGCCGCCGCCCGGCAGACCAACAATAGGCAAAAGCACCCGATCATCCCGGCGATCCATCCGCTTCGTTCCCATCTGAGCACATCCCCTCGCATTCCAGCTCCTCCTCCTTCATCGCCCCCGGAACAGGGCGAACACAAACCCCAGCACCGCGAAGACCGACATGAATTCCAAGCGGCCGGCCCACATTTGTACAATATAAGATATCTTCAAAACCCACGGCATGGTCACGGCCGTGATCCCGCAGGACAAGCCCACGTTGCCCGTGGCCGACGCCGATTCGAACAACGAGTCCAGGAACGGATACCCGCACATCATCCCGACCATGCTGCCGATGAAAACCGTGACCACATACGCCAGTAGGATCAAACAGGAAGACAACATCTGCTTCTCATTAAGGATCACCGTCTTGATATGATGAACCTTCTTGAAAAAAACAGAGGCCTCGGTCGCAATGAAATGTTTGATCTCCAGAGCAAAGGCTTGGACAATGATCGCCAGCCGGATCATTTTGATCCCGCCCGTGGTCGAGCAGATCGCCCCGCCCAGCACCATGGCCACGATCAGCGCGAACAGGGACAGCTGGTCCCATTCCCCCAGGAACTGGTCCGAATAGATCGTCTGGAACCCGGTCCCGGTGTGCGCGGAGATCAACTGATAAAATCCCCGCCGGAACAAAGAGACGGCGTCCGGATAGACCTGCCAATGGAACGTCAGCCCCAGGGCCACAAGGAAATACGCGCCCAGGATCGTCGTCAACAGCGCCCGCAACTCCACGTTATTCCAGATCTCAGCCCGCTTGCCCATCCAGACCACATAATGGACGCGGAAATTGATCGCGCCCAAGACCATGATCAGGATGGTGGCCAGCTCAAATGTCCAACTGTGATAGTACACAATGCTTTGATGGTGGGGAGAGAACCCTCCGGTATCAAAGGCGGCCATGAAGATGCAGGCCCCGTGAAACAGGGCGTTCTTGAACGACATCCCATCCTGGAACGCGATCGCGGCCAGGAGCGCCGTCCCCAGGACAAGGAAAACCATGCTGATCGTCCATATCGCGCGGCTGGTCTGCCGGATGTTGGGCATCACCCGCTCGTCCCGGCCTTCGCCGACGTAAAGCCGGAACCCCCCGGCCGAACCGAACAAGAAAAAACTCAAGACAACCACGACCATCCCCTGGCCGCCCATGAACATGATCAAATGCCGCCAGAGGTTATGACCGTACGACATGTGGGAAAGATCGTTGGCCAGGGACAGCCCGCTGGTGGTGATGCCGGACATGGCCTCGAAGTACGCGTCGAGAAACGACGCGAAGTGTCCGCTCAAGAACAGCGGCACAGCCGAAAATCCCGCCGCCGCCAGCCAGGACAGGGCCACGACCATCATCCCGTGGATCCAGCGGGGCTCCTGCTTGGTGTAACAGAGGATGTACATCAGCAGCCCAAAGAACAGACACGACAGTATCCCGATGATAAAATCTGCGGCCGGGTCCGTCTCCCCCAGCGACAAAGAAAGGGCCAGGGGAACCGCCATGAACACTGAGATCCCGGAGATCACGCGGCCGAGATAAAACCCGACGATTTTGACGTCTTTCACAACATCCGGCTTAAGCAGCATCGGCTCTCCTCACCGCAGCCAAAGCAAAACAGCTCCCAGGATAAATCCCCCGGCGATGATCAACGCCGCGTACAGGCACTCCGTGAAAATACCCAGGGCAATATTTTTCATTTTCTCAAACATAGAAGGATTCCTGACGGGGGATCAAACGTTCCCGATCAAAAAATTCAGCAGCTGCTGTTTTTGTTCCACAAACGTCAGGGCCAGGATGTCGTCCATCGGCTGCAGGGTGGTGTCGCCTTTGGGGACGATGATCTCATCGCCGCGCATGATCGAGACCAGCACGGAGTTGGCGGGGAACTGCAATTCCTGCAGTTTTTTGTGAATGACGGGCGAGTTTTCCGGAAGGTCGACGCGGATGAGGGCCAGCTTGCCGCGCTTGAAGCTGAACAGATCCACAACGTCGGCGAACGAAGCTTCCTCCTCGATGATCTTGCCGAGGATCACGGTGGCGCCGATGGGAACGTCGACCCCCAGCTCGTTGAACGCGCGTTCGTTTTCCGGATCGTTGACGCGGGCGATGGTGCGTTTGACCTTGAACTGCTCCTTGGCGATCTGGCAGACAATGAAGTTGTCCTCGTCCTTCCCGGTGGCGGCGACCATCACGTCCGCGCGCTCGATGCCCGCCTGCTCGAGGATGCTGGGCTCGCAGGCGTCACCGTGGATGACGAGGAGATCGAGCTCCTTGGCGATTTCCTGGGCCCGCTCCTCTTCCTTCTCGACAATCACAAGGGTGTGGTTTTCCTTCAGCAGCCGCTTGGCCAGGAACATCCCGATCCGTCCGCCGCCGATGATCACGATATGCATAGATCCATTCCTTCTGGTCTCAAAAAGACTCCTCCCCGCGATCCGCGGGACGGCTTACAAATTGAACATCCGTTTGATTTTGTCAATATGCCCGACCTTGACGACCGCGACCAGGACGTCGCCCTTGCGGAGCTTGGTGGTGGCCTCGGGAATGATCGGCGATTTTCCGCCAAGCCGCACCGTCGCGATGATGCTTTCGCCCGGAACGTTGAAGGCGCTCACGGTCTTGCCTATGGAATCCTCCGGCACGGGAAATTCAAGGATGCCGAGCTCGTTGGTTTCAATGAGGAAGCTGGAAAGGAGTTTGTCGGTGATCTTGTCGCGGATCATGGAGGCGAAGAGGGACGTCTCCGACAGGACGTCGAGCCCCAGGGTCCGGTAGATGGCGGCCTTGCGGGGGTCATAAACGCGGGCGATCACGCGGGGGATCTTGAAAAGCCCCTTGGCGACCTGCGAGGCCATGATGTTGATGTTGTCGGAATTGGTCAGGGCGCAGAAGATGTCGGCCTTCTCCACCCCGGCTTCCTGCAGGACGCCGGGATAGACGCCGTTGCCCTTCACGGTGAGGCCGTTAAAGGCCTCACCCAGCCGCTCAAAAGAGCCGTCTTTCTTGTCTATAACGACGACATCATGGCCTTCCGAGGAGAGCAGTCGCGCCAGCTCAGCTCCAACACGTCCACATCCAACGATGATGATGTACATGCCAAAGACTCGCTTTCAAACGCTCAAGGCCCCGTTCGGCTCAGGCTGTCTTGGCGGCGGGTTTTGATGCGACGCTATTCTTCGCGATCTGCACAAGCTTGTTGAAGCCCTCCGGCGATCTGACAGCCAGGTCCGCGAGCATCTTGCGGTCGATCTCGACGTTCGCCGCGGTCAAGCCCTTGATGAAACGACTGTAGGCGATGCCGGCGCCGCGGCAGGCCGCGTTGATCCGGGCGATCCACAGTCTGCGGTATACGCGCTTCTTGGCCTTGCGGTCGCGGTACGCATAAACGAGCCCCTTGACAACGGACTTCTTGGCCTGGCGGAAACGCCGGCTCCGATGCCCGAATTGCCCTTTGGCCATCTTCATAACGCGCTTCTTGCGGCGGCGCGTGGAAACTGCATGCTTGACTCTAACCATAGGGCAACAACCTCCTTAAACGCTTCACGTCCGTCTTGGAGACGTAAGCGCTGTGCCTTAATTGGCGTTTACGTTTGCGGGTTTTTTTTCCGAGGATGTGTCGCCGGCCGGCCTTGCGGTATTTGATCTTCCCTTTTTTGGTGATCTTAAACCGCTTGGCAGCCGAACGGTTTGTTTTCAATTTTGGCATCTGTGATTCCTTTCCTTTAACTGTGTGGCTCTGCCGAATCTATTTGGGTTGGCAGCATTATCTTTTATGCCGAATGACCGGCAATCCACAAGGGAATGAACCCCTTCTCCAAAATTTGAATTATGGAAGGGGTTCATTGCCTTTACAAACAGCACCCTTATATCACTTCACCGAATCGGCTTTTTCCTTGTCCGGGACCTTCCCCTTCTCCGCGCGGGGGGTGATTGAAATCGACAAAACGCGCCCTTCAAAACTCGGGGACCCTTCCGGCAGCCCGTGCTCACCCAGATCCACGACAAAACGGTCCACAACCTTCTGTCCCAAGTCGCGGAACGCCATTTCGCGGCCCCGGAAAAACAGGTTGATCTTGACCTTGTCCTTCTTCTCCAGAAAACCGATCGCCTGGCGCAATTTTACCTGATAATCGTGCTCGTCGATATGCGGCTTGATGCGGATCTGCTTCAAGTGGGCGACGTGCTGGTGTTTCTTGACCCGGCGCTCTTTCTTTTCCTGGTCGTACTTATATTTGCTGAAATCCATGATGCGGCACACCGGCGGTTTCGCCATGGGCGCCACTTCCACCAGGTCCAGTTCGTGTTCCTGGGCCAGCTCAAGGGCTCTTTTAATCACGACCACTCCCAACTGCTCCGAATTCGGGCCGATGACGCGCACCTCCGGGCACCGGATCCGTTCGTTCACGCGGATATTCTTGTAAATAAGAACCACCTCCCTGAAATGTGATCCGCCGCCCGGCAGGACGGGCTAAACCGCGGATCTTTAGGCTTTATCCTGGACTTCCTGCAGGATCTGCTTGATAAATTCCCCGACAGGCTTGCTGCCTTCGTCGCCCGCAGCGCGCTTGCGCACGGCCACAGTGCCGCCGGCAACCTCTTTGTCGCCGAGAATCAACAGGTAGGGCACTTTCTTCATCGTTCCTTCCCGGATTCTTCTGTTAAGACTCTCGTTTCTTGCGTCAATTATAACCCGCAATCCCCGGCCTTGTAAATCAACTTTTACCCGATTTGCGTACTCCTCGTGGGTGGGCTTGATGGGAATGATCAAAACCTGGTTCGGGGCCAGCCACGCCGGGAACGCGCCGGCATAGTGCTCAATCAAGGTCCCGATAAAGCGCTCCACGCTGCCCAGAATGGCCCGGTGGATCATGACGGGCTGGCTGGGCGCGTTGCTTTCACTGATGTAAGACATCTCAAAACGCTGGGGAAGCGCGAAATCGCACTGGATCGTCCCGCACTGCCAGGAGCGGCCGATGGCGTCCTTGAGCTTGATGTCGATCTTGGGGCCGTAAAAAGCGCCGTCACCCTCATTGATCTGAAAATTGATGTTCTTTTCTTTAAGAGAAGCCTCCAGCGCCCGGGTGGCGGTGTCCCATGCCTCTAAAGAACCGATATATTTGGCCGGACGGGTGCTGAGCTCAATCTCCAGGTTGTTAAACCCGAAGTCCTTCATCATGTCAAAAACAAAATCGATGACCCGCATGACCTCGGACTGGATCTGGTCTTCCCGGCAAAAGATGTGCGCGTCGTCCTGGGTAAAGCCGCGCACGCGCAAAAGCCCGTGCAAGACCCCGGCCTTCTCTTGGCGGTAGACCGTGCCGAGCTCGAAAAACCGGATCGGCAAATCGCGGTAAGAGCGCAGTTTCGACTTATAAATCAAAATGTGGCACGGGCAGTTCATGGGCTTGACCGCGTATTCCTCGTCGTCAACTTTGAAGTAATACATATTCTCGCGGTAATACCCGGAATGGCCGCTCTGCTCCCAGAGCTTGCCTTTGAGGATGTGCGGGGTCATGACGAGATCGTAGCCGCGCTTGATGTTCTGCTCGCGGAGATAATCCTCAATGACCTTGCGTAACATCGCGCCGTCGGGATGATAAAACACCAGCCCCGCGCCGGCGGCTTCATGATAAATGTTGAACAGGTCCAGCTGGGTCCCGAGCTTGCGGTGGTCCCGCTTCTCCGCCTCATCCAGCATGTGAAGGAACTGTTTCAATTCCTCTTCTTTGAAAAAACAGGTCCCGTAAATCCTCTGGAGCATCTTGTTCTTCTCGTCGCCGCGCCAGTAAGCGCCGGCCACGGACAACAGCTTGAACGCGCCGATCTCCCCGGCGTTGTCCACGTGGGGACCTTTGCAGAGGTCCAGAAACTCGTCGCCGGTTTTGTAGATCGAGACCTCTGCATCAGGGATCCCCTGGATGAGCTCGACCTTGTACTCCTCTTTCATTCCGGCGAAAAGCGCCATCGCCGCGTCCCGCGGCATGGAACTCTGCCGGAATACGGGCTTGCGC
This portion of the Candidatus Omnitrophota bacterium genome encodes:
- the pheS gene encoding phenylalanine--tRNA ligase subunit alpha: MSWNFEQITLEAENDVQSAADPKGLEAVRVKYLGRKGLLPQIYAALAEIPEQDRPLAGKKANEFRASLTRLLDEKKKELESAPVQGAAAGGRDVTLPGVAAPLGHKHVLTQTIEEICRIFEGMGFAVQEGPEIETEFNNFTALNIPVDHPSRDAFDTFYLQKEDPSSKGRSLLLRSQTSPGQIRAMQAHKPPLAVVIPGKVYRPDAVDATHSFMFHQIEGLLVDKDVKFSDLKGLLTVFCHRFFGENIKMRFRPHFFPFTEPSAEVDISCDFGLGKGASTSKKWLEIMGCGMVHPRVFEHAGYPKGKYSGLAFGMGVERIAMLKHGITDIRLFFENDVRFLKQF
- a CDS encoding TrkH family potassium uptake protein — its product is MLLKPDVVKDVKIVGFYLGRVISGISVFMAVPLALSLSLGETDPAADFIIGILSCLFFGLLMYILCYTKQEPRWIHGMMVVALSWLAAAGFSAVPLFLSGHFASFLDAYFEAMSGITTSGLSLANDLSHMSYGHNLWRHLIMFMGGQGMVVVVLSFFLFGSAGGFRLYVGEGRDERVMPNIRQTSRAIWTISMVFLVLGTALLAAIAFQDGMSFKNALFHGACIFMAAFDTGGFSPHHQSIVYYHSWTFELATILIMVLGAINFRVHYVVWMGKRAEIWNNVELRALLTTILGAYFLVALGLTFHWQVYPDAVSLFRRGFYQLISAHTGTGFQTIYSDQFLGEWDQLSLFALIVAMVLGGAICSTTGGIKMIRLAIIVQAFALEIKHFIATEASVFFKKVHHIKTVILNEKQMLSSCLILLAYVVTVFIGSMVGMMCGYPFLDSLFESASATGNVGLSCGITAVTMPWVLKISYIVQMWAGRLEFMSVFAVLGFVFALFRGR
- a CDS encoding TrkA family potassium uptake protein, giving the protein MHIVIIGGGRIGMFLAKRLLKENHTLVIVEKEEERAQEIAKELDLLVIHGDACEPSILEQAGIERADVMVAATGKDEDNFIVCQIAKEQFKVKRTIARVNDPENERAFNELGVDVPIGATVILGKIIEEEASFADVVDLFSFKRGKLALIRVDLPENSPVIHKKLQELQFPANSVLVSIMRGDEIIVPKGDTTLQPMDDILALTFVEQKQQLLNFLIGNV
- a CDS encoding TrkA family potassium uptake protein is translated as MYIIIVGCGRVGAELARLLSSEGHDVVVIDKKDGSFERLGEAFNGLTVKGNGVYPGVLQEAGVEKADIFCALTNSDNINIMASQVAKGLFKIPRVIARVYDPRKAAIYRTLGLDVLSETSLFASMIRDKITDKLLSSFLIETNELGILEFPVPEDSIGKTVSAFNVPGESIIATVRLGGKSPIIPEATTKLRKGDVLVAVVKVGHIDKIKRMFNL
- the rplT gene encoding 50S ribosomal protein L20, coding for MVRVKHAVSTRRRKKRVMKMAKGQFGHRSRRFRQAKKSVVKGLVYAYRDRKAKKRVYRRLWIARINAACRGAGIAYSRFIKGLTAANVEIDRKMLADLAVRSPEGFNKLVQIAKNSVASKPAAKTA
- the rpmI gene encoding 50S ribosomal protein L35, which translates into the protein MPKLKTNRSAAKRFKITKKGKIKYRKAGRRHILGKKTRKRKRQLRHSAYVSKTDVKRLRRLLPYG
- the infC gene encoding translation initiation factor IF-3 — its product is MNERIRCPEVRVIGPNSEQLGVVVIKRALELAQEHELDLVEVAPMAKPPVCRIMDFSKYKYDQEKKERRVKKHQHVAHLKQIRIKPHIDEHDYQVKLRQAIGFLEKKDKVKINLFFRGREMAFRDLGQKVVDRFVVDLGEHGLPEGSPSFEGRVLSISITPRAEKGKVPDKEKADSVK
- the thrS gene encoding threonine--tRNA ligase — translated: MDYKTDLDKLRHSCAHVMAQAVKELWPETKITIGPAIDNGFYYDFDKPEPFSNDDLKKIEDAMRKIIRRKPVFRQSSMPRDAAMALFAGMKEEYKVELIQGIPDAEVSIYKTGDEFLDLCKGPHVDNAGEIGAFKLLSVAGAYWRGDEKNKMLQRIYGTCFFKEEELKQFLHMLDEAEKRDHRKLGTQLDLFNIYHEAAGAGLVFYHPDGAMLRKVIEDYLREQNIKRGYDLVMTPHILKGKLWEQSGHSGYYRENMYYFKVDDEEYAVKPMNCPCHILIYKSKLRSYRDLPIRFFELGTVYRQEKAGVLHGLLRVRGFTQDDAHIFCREDQIQSEVMRVIDFVFDMMKDFGFNNLEIELSTRPAKYIGSLEAWDTATRALEASLKEKNINFQINEGDGAFYGPKIDIKLKDAIGRSWQCGTIQCDFALPQRFEMSYISESNAPSQPVMIHRAILGSVERFIGTLIEHYAGAFPAWLAPNQVLIIPIKPTHEEYANRVKVDLQGRGLRVIIDARNESLNRRIREGTMKKVPYLLILGDKEVAGGTVAVRKRAAGDEGSKPVGEFIKQILQEVQDKA